In Rosa chinensis cultivar Old Blush chromosome 1, RchiOBHm-V2, whole genome shotgun sequence, a genomic segment contains:
- the LOC121051103 gene encoding RNA helicase aquarius-like isoform X2 — MIAAANWSKAGGDAAQVKKAFDTELVKKIYETELCVKEGQRKTVPLQRVMILEVSQYLENYLFPNFVPETTTFEHVMSIILMVNEKFRENVAAWVCFHDRKDAFKGFIGRVLRLKLGFNIWNNELLTQ, encoded by the exons ATGATTGCCGCTGCCAATTGGTCCAAAGCCGGCGGCGACGCCGCGCAGGTGAAGAAGGCATTCGACACGGAGCTGGTGAAGAAGATTTACGAGACGGAGTTGTGTGTGAAGGAGGGGCAGAGGAAGACGGTGCCGTTGCAgagagtgatgattttggaggtCAGCCAGTACTTGGAGAACTATCTCTTTCCTAATTTCGTTCCCGAAACGACGACGTTCGAGCACGTTATGTCCATAATTCTCATGGTCAATGAGAAG TTTCGAGAGAATGTGGCAGCTTGGGTATGCTTTCATGACCGGAAAGATGCGTTTAAAGGATTCATTGGAAGGGTTCTTCGCCTTAAATTG GGTTTTAACATTTGGAACAATGAACTATTAACACAATAG
- the LOC121051103 gene encoding RNA helicase aquarius-like isoform X3 codes for MIAAANWSKAGGDAAQVKKAFDTELVKKIYETELCVKEGQRKTVPLQRVMILEVSQYLENYLFPNFVPETTTFEHVMSIILMVNEKFRENVAAWVCFHDRKDAFKGFIGRVLRLKLRC; via the exons ATGATTGCCGCTGCCAATTGGTCCAAAGCCGGCGGCGACGCCGCGCAGGTGAAGAAGGCATTCGACACGGAGCTGGTGAAGAAGATTTACGAGACGGAGTTGTGTGTGAAGGAGGGGCAGAGGAAGACGGTGCCGTTGCAgagagtgatgattttggaggtCAGCCAGTACTTGGAGAACTATCTCTTTCCTAATTTCGTTCCCGAAACGACGACGTTCGAGCACGTTATGTCCATAATTCTCATGGTCAATGAGAAG TTTCGAGAGAATGTGGCAGCTTGGGTATGCTTTCATGACCGGAAAGATGCGTTTAAAGGATTCATTGGAAGGGTTCTTCGCCTTAAATTG AGGTGCTGA
- the LOC121051103 gene encoding RNA helicase aquarius-like isoform X1, whose translation MIAAANWSKAGGDAAQVKKAFDTELVKKIYETELCVKEGQRKTVPLQRVMILEVSQYLENYLFPNFVPETTTFEHVMSIILMVNEKFRENVAAWVCFHDRKDAFKGFIGRVLRLKLVCAHFLCFNISLMHHIWAKVFLFYVFCQGF comes from the exons ATGATTGCCGCTGCCAATTGGTCCAAAGCCGGCGGCGACGCCGCGCAGGTGAAGAAGGCATTCGACACGGAGCTGGTGAAGAAGATTTACGAGACGGAGTTGTGTGTGAAGGAGGGGCAGAGGAAGACGGTGCCGTTGCAgagagtgatgattttggaggtCAGCCAGTACTTGGAGAACTATCTCTTTCCTAATTTCGTTCCCGAAACGACGACGTTCGAGCACGTTATGTCCATAATTCTCATGGTCAATGAGAAG TTTCGAGAGAATGTGGCAGCTTGGGTATGCTTTCATGACCGGAAAGATGCGTTTAAAGGATTCATTGGAAGGGTTCTTCGCCTTAAATTGGTTTGTGCCCATTTTCTCTGCTTTAACATATCCTTAATGCATCATATATGGGCtaaggtttttttattttatgttttttgtcAAGGGTTTTAA
- the LOC112199750 gene encoding putative disease resistance protein RGA4, translating into MGGLGKRMLAGQVFNDVVAMEQFDFKIWVSMSDDFNLEMVTRTISKKVTSQLSDMDDFSQVQDNLSKAIDGKRFLIVLEDVWSTCDYDSWTKLQAPFGGGAKGSMIMVRDVGFLILSEATSLTPPIALFKS; encoded by the coding sequence ATGGGAGGACTCGGCAAGAGAATGCTTGCGGGACAAGTCTTCAATGATGTAGTTGCAATGGAACAGTTTGATTTCAAGATCTGGGTTTCAATGTCTGATGACTTCAATCTTGAAATGGTGACGAGAACTATCTCTAAGAAAGTCACATCTCAGCTATCCGATATGGATGATTTCAGTCAAGTTCAAGATAATCTGAGTAAGGCGATTGATGGTAAAAGGTTTTTGATTGTTTTAGAAGATGTCTGGAGCACATGTGATTATGATTCATGGACCAAACTGCAAGCTCCCTTTGGTGGGGGAGCTAAGGGAAGTATGATAATGGTGAGAGATGTCGGATTTCTAATATTATCGGAGGCAACATCTCTGACTCCCCCTATTGCTTTATTCAAGAGCTAA